CGAAACAGGAGAAGCGCACTACTGGAGTCGCTCTCGTTCAGAACTGTGGCATAAAGGAGCAACTTCAGGTCAAATCCAAAAAGTGAAAAAACTTTTCTATGATTGTGATAGTGACACGATTTTACTTAAAGTTCACCAACTGCAAAACGTAGCCTGTCACACAGGAGCAAGGAGTTGTTTCTTTAATCCAGTCAAAATCCCTGCCCTGATTTAAATCAAATGTCGTTGTTGAAGTTAACTAAACGCGATCGCGATTCTCATCTTGCCGCTAAAGTTTAATAAACAAGAATTATTGTTTTTTAATTGTTGCCATTAGCGGTATCAAGAATTTTAAGAGCGGTTTGATGATCGAGCTGATCAAATACGCGATCGCGCTCACTAATACCATTTATCAAAAGTAACTGGAGAGTTAAAATAGAAAAGACGAACTCGAATTAAGGAGATGTCAGGTCGCCCTCAGATTGAAATCAAAGAATCCGTCAAGGAGCTAAGAACATTACTCAAGCAACAAAAAACGGCTTTGAATCACGCCAAAGTACAAGCTCTTTATCTCTTGAAAATTGAAGCGACAGAAACCGTCAGATATCTAGCGGTAATGATGGGACGCTCGGAATCAACAATTCACTACTGGTTACAATTATATCGGTTAGGGGGATTAGACAAACTGTTAGAAGAACATCCGAAAACCGGGCGACCAAAGAAGCTAAAGCTTGAAACTGTAGCTAAACTTCAACAAGAATTATCCCAACCCGAAGGATTTAATAGTTATGAAGAAATTCGGCATTGGCTTTTGGCGTGTCAAGAGATCAGACTTAGTTATCCCACAGTTCATCGTCTGGTCAGGTATGAATTAGCAGGAAAATTAAAAGTGCCTCGTCCTCAACATGAATACCAACAACCGGGAGTAGTGGAAGTCTTTCGACAACATTTCCCGACTCGAATTAGAGGAATGATGGCTGAAATTAGAAAGCGATGGGGAGCAGAAGTTCCCATTACTTATTGGTGTGCGGAATGCACTGCCGCTTTCCAGCCTGAATTGTATTCAGGCTGGGTCGGCAGTCAGGACGAGACCCGATTGGGTTTTAGAACTAACCTGGGTCGCCAAATTACTCGTCAAGGAATTAAGCCTCAACAAATTTTACAGTGGCATTATGACTATTATTATCTGTATGGATTAGTTGCTCCTCTAACCGGGCAGAGTTTTTTCTATGAGTTTTCTCATTTCAATGCTCAATGCTTAGAAATTTTCTTAGAAAAGTTTGCTCAAACTTATCCTGAGGGAGTCCATATTATCCAATTAGATAATGCCCCAGCCCATCGGGCTAAAACCTTGACCTTTCCCGAGAATATTATCCTACTATTTCAACCTCCTTATTGTCCGGAATTAAATCCCATTGAAAGAGTTTGGCAACATCTCAAGAAAGACTTAAAAAATCTCAGCTTTCTTCACTTGGATGAATTGAGGGAGCGTGTGACTAATCTTTTAGATCATTTTTCAGAAGAAGTCATTCATTCTTTAACGGGTTGGAACTATCTCATTGAAGCTTTATCTCTCTAGTTACTTTTGAGAATTGGTATAAGATAACGCGTTGCACTCGGTCTGACGACCTACGCAAAACTAAAAGGCCCGATCAGGGTCAGACTCTCACTCAGTCACGGAAGAAGGCGCGATTGCATCAGTTTTTTACATCCAGAGGGACGAGGATTGCTCGATAGATTAGAGATTGCTACTTTAATTCGCTCCATTTCTTGAGTAGGAACTGATTTTAGATCCTTTTTTACCCGTCGATCAAACTCTACGCTGTAGTCACCCACACTCAACTTCTAATTCCGCAAAGAACTCATCAAAGCTAACCCGCTCTTGTTCTGAGTCAGTCATGCGCTCTTCAGCTTCTTGCAAATCAAGGTTATCTTCCGCTTGTTGTAAAAGTTTCAGAAAAAGCTCGTAGTCTCTAGCTGGGATCATATACACTGGCTCCTTATTTAGTCGACTAATAACGATATGCTCGCTTGTCCCAGCAACATGATTGAGTGTGTCAGCAAAACGATCTTTTACTTCTTCAGAAGATAAGGAACGCATTATCAAAACCTTGTACTTTATGCACTTAGCGTACCTTAATTAATCCCGATTTAGCAGTCATTTTACTTAGCTAATGGGCGATCACATTGTGCTTGCTCTGAAAACCTACGCAGAACAAAAGTTTCGATCATATTCAAAAGATGATGTACTTTGATTATTATTAATAGCTAATAATACAGTGCAGCGGACGGAAAGCGCGATCGCCTCTGCGCTCATCTACGTTATATTTCTGTGTTATTTTAATAATGATTATCATTCTTAGTCAATAGTTAGGGAGATTAATCAGATGACAACCATACAGCACTATGCAACGAACTACATCGAAAACGCCAAGGTTACTCTAATTGCCCCAACGCAAACAATTGAGGCAAAGTCAGTAGAATATTGTATTTCTAGCGGTTATGTGAAAGTAGTCACTCAAGATGAACGCACATTGATTACACACATTAGCAATGTCGTCGTTGAAGTTAACTGAACGCGATCGCGATACCCAAGTCAGCGTAAATATTCAGAATTTAAATACAGTAATAATTCTCATGGTCAGTCAAATTCACCCCTCATCCGTCCAAGAGCCAATTCCTCAAAGCGATCCGCAAACCCTGTTACGCATTCGTCATACTTGCGCCCATATTATGGCAATGGCAGTGCAAAATCTGTTTCCAGAAACCAAAGTAACTATCGGACCTTGGACAGAAACAGGATTCTATTACGACTTTGATCGAACTCAACCGTTCACCCCAGAGGACTTGAGTCAAATTGAAGCAGAAATGCGACGCATCATTAAAGCTAATTTACCCATTGTTCGTGAAGAAGTTTCTCGGGAAGAGATGCGGACTGAAATTGAAGAACTCGGAGAACCCTACAAATTAGAAATTCTGGAAAGTATTCCCACAGACGAACCCGTCACACGGTACTATATCGGTTTTCCAGACTCTATTCCTGTAGCAGAAGGAGAACCCTCTCTCTTTCAGTCAGTTCCTCCTCAAGCAAAACCCAAAAATCACGATTACTGGTGGGATTTATGTGAAGGACCTCATGTGACCTTGACTGGAGAAATTAATCCCAATGCCTTTGCCTTGGAAGCCATAGCTGGCGCTTATTGGCGCGGTGACGAAAATAATCCTCAGTTGCAACGGATTTATGGAACAGCATGGGAAACACCAGAACAGTTACAAGTCTATTTAACCCAAAAAGAAGAGGCGAAAAAACGAGATCATCGTAAAATTGGGCAAGCCCTAGATTTATTCAGTATTCAAGAAGATGCTGGTGGGGGTCTTGTGTTCTGGCATCCTAAAGGCTCAAGAATGCGTTTACTCATTGAAGACTATTGGCGTAAAGCTCATTTAGATGGAGGATATGAGTTACTTTACACGCCTCATCTGGCTAGTTTGGGTTTATGGAAAACATCTGGACACGCTGATTTCTATCAGGACAATATGTTCAAGCCGATGGAAATTGAAGAGAAGCAATATCAAATTAAACCCATGAACTGTCCCTTTCATGTGCTGACCTATCAAACTCAGCAACGTTCTTATCGAGAATTGCCGATACGATGGGCGGAGTTGGGAACTGTGTATCGTTATGAGCGATCGGGTGTCTTACATGGTTTAATGCGGGTACGTGGCTTCACACAAGATGATGCTCACATTTTCTGCTTACCCCAACAAGTGACTGATGAAATTTTAGGCGTGCTGAATCTCACAGAGCAAATTTTATCAGCCTTTGGCTTTACTCAATATGAAATTAACCTTTCCACCCGACCCAGTAAATCAGTGGGAACAGATGAAGGGTGGGAGTTAGCCACGAATTCTCTTGTTCAGGCGTTAGAAACAAAAGGTTGGGATTATGTTTTAGACGAAGGGGGCGGGGCTTTTTATGGTCCGAAAATTGATTTGAAGATTAAAGATGCCATTGGTCGGCTTTGGCAATGCTCCACAATTCAAGTTGATTTTAACTTACCAGAACGGTTTAATCTGAGCTACATGGCAGATGATGGATCGCGCCAACGCCCAATTATGATTCATCGCGCTATTTTTGGCTCATTAGAACGATTTTTCGGAGTGTTAGTGGAAAATTATGCTGGAGATTTCCCCTTGTGGTTATCACCAACACAAGTGCGATTACTGCCTGTAAGTGATGCTCAACGGGATTATGCTGTTGAGGTTGCTCAACAGTTGAAACAAGCAGGATGGAGAGTTGAAGTTGATGCTAGCGGCGATCGACTGGGGAAACAAATTCGGAGTGCTGAAATGGAAAAGATTCCAGTGGTAGCAGTGATCGGTAAGCGTGAGGTAGAAAGTGGAATGTTAAGTGTCCGCACTCGCAAAGAAGGAGAGTTAGGAACTCTTTCTGTCGCTGAACTGGTGGAAAAAATGAGCCAGCCAATTTAGTTAAATTGCAGAATTAGGCATTTAAACTTAAAATGATAATCGTTATCGTTTTATTTTGTGAAACGTGACCCACTCGATTCCATGAATCGTTGTCAATACCATTATTTTTAAGAAGACTTTATGACTTTATCGACCCAAGAATCCCCATCTCCTGCTTTACCTTCTCTAGAAACCAAAGCCCAGCCAGTGGTCTCTGAAGAAGAGATGCGCCAGGCTGTCCGAACCTTATTAATCGGGTTAGGAGAAGACCCCGATCGCGAAGGATTACTCGATACTCCGAAACGAGTGGTTAAAGCTCTTCAATTCCTAACCTCTGGCTATCATCAATCCATAGACGACTTACTCAATGGGGCGGTTTTTCACGAAGATACCGATGAGATGGTCTTGGTTCGAGATATTGATTTATTTAGTTCTTGTGAACACCATATTCTCCCTATTATTGGTCGCGTCCATGTTGCTTATATGCCCAACGGAAAAGTAATCGGATTATCGAAGTTAGCACGGATTTGTGAAATGTATGGGCGACGCTTGCAAGTCCAAGAACGGTTAACGGCTCAAATTGCTGACGCGATTGAGGGATTACTCCAACCCAAAGGAGTAGCAGTTGTCGTAGAAGCAACCCATATGTGTATGGTTATGCGAGGAGTGCAAAA
The window above is part of the Cyanobacteria bacterium GSL.Bin1 genome. Proteins encoded here:
- the hisI gene encoding phosphoribosyl-AMP cyclohydrolase, yielding MNQDLLWIEQLKFNEQGLIPAIAQDDQDQAVLMMAWMNRESIQRTLETGEAHYWSRSRSELWHKGATSGQIQKVKKLFYDCDSDTILLKVHQLQNVACHTGARSCFFNPVKIPALI
- a CDS encoding IS630 family transposase, with the translated sequence MSGRPQIEIKESVKELRTLLKQQKTALNHAKVQALYLLKIEATETVRYLAVMMGRSESTIHYWLQLYRLGGLDKLLEEHPKTGRPKKLKLETVAKLQQELSQPEGFNSYEEIRHWLLACQEIRLSYPTVHRLVRYELAGKLKVPRPQHEYQQPGVVEVFRQHFPTRIRGMMAEIRKRWGAEVPITYWCAECTAAFQPELYSGWVGSQDETRLGFRTNLGRQITRQGIKPQQILQWHYDYYYLYGLVAPLTGQSFFYEFSHFNAQCLEIFLEKFAQTYPEGVHIIQLDNAPAHRAKTLTFPENIILLFQPPYCPELNPIERVWQHLKKDLKNLSFLHLDELRERVTNLLDHFSEEVIHSLTGWNYLIEALSL
- a CDS encoding type II toxin-antitoxin system Phd/YefM family antitoxin, which gives rise to MIMRSLSSEEVKDRFADTLNHVAGTSEHIVISRLNKEPVYMIPARDYELFLKLLQQAEDNLDLQEAEERMTDSEQERVSFDEFFAELEVECG
- a CDS encoding threonine--tRNA ligase — encoded protein: MSSLKLTERDRDTQVSVNIQNLNTVIILMVSQIHPSSVQEPIPQSDPQTLLRIRHTCAHIMAMAVQNLFPETKVTIGPWTETGFYYDFDRTQPFTPEDLSQIEAEMRRIIKANLPIVREEVSREEMRTEIEELGEPYKLEILESIPTDEPVTRYYIGFPDSIPVAEGEPSLFQSVPPQAKPKNHDYWWDLCEGPHVTLTGEINPNAFALEAIAGAYWRGDENNPQLQRIYGTAWETPEQLQVYLTQKEEAKKRDHRKIGQALDLFSIQEDAGGGLVFWHPKGSRMRLLIEDYWRKAHLDGGYELLYTPHLASLGLWKTSGHADFYQDNMFKPMEIEEKQYQIKPMNCPFHVLTYQTQQRSYRELPIRWAELGTVYRYERSGVLHGLMRVRGFTQDDAHIFCLPQQVTDEILGVLNLTEQILSAFGFTQYEINLSTRPSKSVGTDEGWELATNSLVQALETKGWDYVLDEGGGAFYGPKIDLKIKDAIGRLWQCSTIQVDFNLPERFNLSYMADDGSRQRPIMIHRAIFGSLERFFGVLVENYAGDFPLWLSPTQVRLLPVSDAQRDYAVEVAQQLKQAGWRVEVDASGDRLGKQIRSAEMEKIPVVAVIGKREVESGMLSVRTRKEGELGTLSVAELVEKMSQPI
- the folE gene encoding GTP cyclohydrolase I FolE, whose amino-acid sequence is MTLSTQESPSPALPSLETKAQPVVSEEEMRQAVRTLLIGLGEDPDREGLLDTPKRVVKALQFLTSGYHQSIDDLLNGAVFHEDTDEMVLVRDIDLFSSCEHHILPIIGRVHVAYMPNGKVIGLSKLARICEMYGRRLQVQERLTAQIADAIEGLLQPKGVAVVVEATHMCMVMRGVQKPGSWTVSSAMRGVFADDPKTRQEFMSLIQHPQNFR